A window of the Brassica napus cultivar Da-Ae chromosome A2, Da-Ae, whole genome shotgun sequence genome harbors these coding sequences:
- the LOC106405832 gene encoding uncharacterized protein At5g65660-like, translated as MENTQGSSPPHMDASRPSLGFPLGTALLLIIIFSLSGIFSCCYHWDKHRSLRRSLANASGHPSADIESSPFKPRPPFPDVKKPQDLSITVVMPGDNTPKFIALPCPCAPPRPENLTVDVQSPPFSPPVKPPRFPIPLC; from the exons ATGGAGAACACTCAAGGATCCTCGCCGCCTCACATGGACGCTTCTCGGCCGTCACTAGGATTCCCTCTCGGCACAGCTCTGCTTCTCATAATCATTTTCAGCCTTTCCGGGATATTCTCTTGCTGTTACCATTGGGACAAACATCGCTCGCTCCGCCGTTCTTTGGCCAATGCCTCTGGTCATCCCTCCGCCGACATAGAGTCCTCTCCGTTCAAACCTAGACCCCCTTTTCCG GATGTGAAGAAACCCCAGGATCTAAGCATAACGGTGGTGATGCCTGGAGATAATACGCCTAAATTTATAGCATTGCCGTGTCCGTGTGCACCACCTCGGCCAGAGAACCTCACCGTTGATGTCCAAAGTCCACCGTTCTCACCACCTGTTAAGCCGCCGCGTTTTCCCATTCCTCTTTGTTAG
- the LOC106426228 gene encoding transcription factor bHLH93: MELSTQINVFEELLVPTKQETTDNYNYNTSINNLSFNGGFDHHQLFSNGWNIDYLCFDNEEEDENTLLYSSSFMDLISQPPPLLLHQTPPLPPPSSSSPPLISSTASTFDDPFLEALQEIIDSSSSSPPVMLPTSQEESFINHSSYPSPLVESDQSKSFSVGYCGGVVETTNKKNSKKLEGQPSKNLMAERRRRKRLNDRLSMLRSIVPNISKMDRTSILGDAIDYMKELLDKINKLQDEEQELVVSNSSHHSKLFGDIKDLNTNEPLVRNSPKFEVDRRDQDTRVEILCSPKPGLLLSTVNTLETLGLEIEQCVISCFSDFSLHASCSEVAQQRDFINSEDIKQALFRNAGYGGKCL; the protein is encoded by the exons ATGGAACTGTCGACTCAGATAAATGTGTTCGAAGAGCTTCTTGTTCCGACAAAGCAAGAAACCACCGACAACTACAACTACAATACCAGCATCAACAACCTGAGCTTTAATGGCGGATTTGATCATCATCAGTTATTCTCAAATGGATGGAACATTGATTACCTCTGTTTCgacaatgaagaagaagacgaaaatACTCTTCTGTACTCATCTTCTTTCATGGACCTAATCTCTCAACCTCCACCGTTGCTTCTTCACCAAACACCACCTTTACCACCACCCTCATCTTCATCTCCGCCGTTAATCTCCTCCACGGCCTCAACATTCGATGACCCTTTTCTTGAGGCCCTACAAGAGATTATagactcttcttcctcttcaccaCCAGTGATGCTTCCAACTTCCCAAGAAGAGAGCTTCATTAATCACTCGTCGTATCCATCTCCACTGGTGGAGTCTGATCAGAGCAAAAGCTTCAGTGTTGGATACTGTGGAGGAGTAGTAGAGACAACAAACAAGAAGAACAGCAAAAAACTTGAAGGCCAACCTTCAAAGAATCTCATGGCGGAGAGACGTCGAAGAAAACGGCTTAACGATCGTCTCTCTATGCTCAGATCCATTGTTCCAAATATCAGTAAG ATGGACAGGACATCGATACTAGGGGATGCCATAGATTACATGAAGGAGCTTTTAGACAAAATCAACAAGTTACAAGACGAGGAACAAGAACTCGTAGTTAGCAACAGTTCACATCATTCTAAGCTCTTCGGTGATATCAAGGATCTTAATACAAACGAACCTCTGGTCAGAAACTCACCAAAG TTTGAAGTGGACCGGAGAGACCAAGATACTCGGGTTGAGATACTTTGCTCACCCAAACCGGGATTGCTTCTATCAACTGTTAATACACTAGAGACTCTAGGCTTGGAGATTGAACAATGTGTTATTAGCTGCTTTAGTGATTTCTCTTTGCATGCTTCTTGTTCCGAG GTAGCTCAGCAGAGAGATTTCATCAACTCCGAAGATATTAAGCAAGCATTGTTTAGAAACGCAGGTTATGGAGGAAAATGCTTGTAA